A window of the Microbacterium sp. LWH13-1.2 genome harbors these coding sequences:
- a CDS encoding molybdopterin oxidoreductase family protein — MTDTHCPYCALQCAMTLTPTAEAALPVTVAGRDFPTNRGGLCKKGWTSAELLADTGRLTTPLVRGDDGELHPAEWDATLDLIADRLRRIASDDGPDAIGVFGGGGLTNEKAYQLGKFARIALRTSRIDYNGRFCMSSAAAAANRSFGIDRGLPFPLTDLDTAETVLLLGSNVGDTMPPFVSHLQGARARGGLIVVDPRRSSTARLCAAGAGIHVQPVPGTDLALLLALTHVVISEELYDSGYVRQRTSGLDALRQSVSAWWPERAETVTGVPARSIRELARRLAESDSTYILTGRGVEQHVDGTDTATAAINLALVLGLPGTPGCGYGTLTGQGNGQGGREHGQKADQLPGYRSITDPAARASVAAVWGVDPDDLPGPGVPAVELLQSAGLPGGVRALLVHGSNVFVSAPNVQTVRDALRRLELLVVSDFFLSETAKAADIVLPVLQWAEEEGTMTNLEGRVLRRRRAVDAPAGARSELWVMAELARRLDAPGAWSLDPSEVFDELARASAGGRADYSGLSHALLDMGIEAHWPFPIGSLGTPRLFADRFAHADGRAKLVAVRARSHPAASADRLNLVTGRLLEQYQSGAQTRRIPELTEKRPTLVAQLHPATARRHGIGEGDGIRLSNSRGTVQARAELTHDIRPDTVFLPFHYPDAESANLLTDDRVDPHSAMPEFKRALVQLSAV, encoded by the coding sequence ATGACCGACACCCACTGCCCCTACTGCGCGCTGCAGTGCGCGATGACCTTGACCCCCACAGCCGAAGCCGCTCTGCCGGTGACCGTCGCCGGGCGCGACTTCCCCACCAATCGCGGCGGCCTGTGCAAGAAGGGCTGGACCTCCGCCGAGCTGCTCGCCGACACCGGGCGCCTCACCACTCCCCTGGTGCGGGGCGATGACGGCGAACTGCACCCGGCGGAGTGGGACGCCACCCTCGACCTGATCGCCGATCGGCTGCGCAGGATCGCCTCCGACGACGGCCCCGACGCGATCGGGGTCTTCGGCGGCGGCGGGCTCACGAACGAGAAGGCCTACCAGCTCGGCAAGTTCGCCCGCATAGCGCTGCGCACCTCGCGCATCGACTACAACGGACGCTTCTGCATGTCGTCCGCCGCAGCCGCCGCCAACCGCTCCTTCGGGATCGACCGGGGTCTCCCCTTCCCTCTGACCGACCTCGACACCGCCGAGACGGTTCTCCTGCTCGGCTCGAACGTCGGCGACACCATGCCTCCGTTCGTCTCCCATCTGCAGGGCGCCAGGGCTCGCGGCGGTCTCATCGTCGTCGATCCTCGGCGCAGCTCGACCGCACGGCTGTGCGCCGCCGGCGCAGGCATCCATGTGCAGCCTGTGCCGGGCACCGACCTCGCCCTGCTGCTGGCGCTGACCCACGTCGTGATCTCCGAGGAGCTGTACGACTCCGGCTACGTGCGCCAGCGCACCTCGGGCCTCGATGCGCTCCGCCAGTCGGTGTCAGCCTGGTGGCCCGAGCGCGCCGAGACCGTCACCGGAGTGCCCGCGCGCAGCATCCGGGAACTCGCCCGCCGATTGGCGGAGTCCGACTCGACGTACATCCTCACCGGGCGCGGGGTCGAGCAGCACGTCGACGGCACCGACACCGCCACCGCGGCCATCAACCTGGCACTGGTGCTCGGGCTGCCCGGCACTCCGGGGTGCGGCTACGGCACGCTCACCGGCCAGGGCAACGGGCAGGGCGGACGCGAGCACGGACAGAAGGCCGACCAGCTGCCCGGATACCGGTCGATCACCGATCCGGCCGCGCGGGCCTCGGTGGCAGCGGTGTGGGGCGTCGATCCCGACGACCTGCCGGGCCCCGGGGTGCCTGCCGTCGAGCTGCTGCAGAGCGCCGGCCTGCCCGGCGGCGTTCGCGCGCTGCTCGTTCACGGCTCCAACGTCTTCGTGTCTGCGCCGAACGTGCAGACCGTGCGCGACGCCTTGCGCAGGCTCGAGCTGCTCGTCGTCTCGGACTTCTTCCTCTCCGAGACCGCGAAGGCCGCCGACATCGTGCTCCCTGTGCTGCAGTGGGCCGAGGAGGAAGGCACGATGACGAACCTCGAGGGTCGCGTACTGCGGCGTCGGCGAGCCGTCGACGCCCCCGCCGGGGCCCGCAGCGAGCTCTGGGTCATGGCCGAGCTCGCACGCCGCCTCGACGCACCCGGCGCGTGGAGCCTCGACCCGTCGGAGGTGTTCGACGAGCTCGCCCGCGCATCCGCCGGCGGCCGCGCCGACTACTCGGGACTCAGCCACGCACTGCTCGACATGGGCATCGAGGCGCACTGGCCGTTCCCGATCGGAAGCCTCGGCACACCCCGACTGTTCGCCGACCGGTTCGCGCATGCCGACGGGCGCGCGAAGCTCGTGGCCGTGCGGGCTCGCTCGCATCCCGCGGCGAGCGCCGATCGACTGAACCTCGTCACCGGACGACTGCTCGAGCAGTACCAGAGCGGTGCGCAGACCCGCCGCATCCCCGAGCTGACCGAGAAGCGGCCCACGCTCGTCGCCCAGCTGCATCCGGCCACCGCGCGTCGTCACGGGATCGGCGAGGGCGACGGCATCCGCCTCTCCAACTCCCGAGGCACCGTGCAGGCACGCGCCGAGCTGACGCACGACATCCGGCCCGACACGGTGTTCCTGCCGTTCCACTATCCCGATGCCGAGAGCGCGAACCTGCTCACCGACGACCGGGTCGATCCGCACTCGGCCATGCCCGAGTTCAAACGGGCGCTCGTGCAGCTGAGCGCCGTCTGA
- the pheA gene encoding prephenate dehydratase yields MKRVTERRTYSYLGPAGTFTEAALEQVAEARGQDWRAVHNVGEALADVLEGRSDAAMIAIENSVEGGVSTTQDALATLPGLRIVGEYLVPVNFVLVAPRGTTLADVQVIAAHPVAYAQCHSWLGEHLPTHSHVPAASNVASAIGMLDGGLPAQAAIAAPGVVKHLDVDVLAEDIGDNAQAVTRFVLVTRTTTAPAPTGADKTSLIVELPNDHPGSLLEMLEQFSTRGINLSLIQSRPIGDELGRYRFVIDADGHIEHERMADALLGIRRFSPRVVFLGSYPRADRQIVQYPDRYDDDVFVEARDWLRGILSGEPED; encoded by the coding sequence GTGAAACGCGTGACTGAACGCCGCACTTACAGCTATCTCGGCCCTGCCGGAACGTTCACCGAAGCGGCGCTCGAACAGGTCGCCGAGGCGCGCGGACAGGACTGGCGCGCCGTGCACAACGTCGGCGAGGCGCTCGCCGACGTGCTCGAGGGCCGCAGCGATGCCGCCATGATCGCGATCGAGAACTCGGTCGAGGGCGGCGTCTCGACGACACAGGATGCCTTGGCCACGCTGCCGGGCCTGCGGATCGTCGGCGAGTACCTGGTACCGGTGAACTTCGTGCTCGTGGCGCCCCGCGGCACCACGCTGGCAGACGTGCAGGTCATCGCAGCGCACCCCGTCGCCTATGCGCAGTGCCACAGCTGGCTCGGCGAGCACCTGCCGACGCACTCGCACGTGCCCGCGGCGAGCAACGTCGCCTCGGCGATCGGCATGCTCGACGGTGGTCTTCCCGCGCAGGCGGCGATCGCCGCTCCCGGGGTCGTGAAGCACCTCGACGTCGACGTCCTGGCTGAGGACATCGGCGACAACGCCCAGGCCGTCACTCGCTTCGTCCTCGTCACCCGCACCACCACGGCACCGGCTCCGACCGGTGCCGACAAGACCTCGCTGATCGTCGAGCTGCCCAACGATCACCCCGGGTCTCTCCTCGAGATGCTCGAGCAGTTCTCGACCCGAGGCATCAACCTCTCGCTCATCCAATCGCGACCGATCGGCGACGAGCTGGGGCGCTACCGGTTCGTGATCGACGCCGACGGTCACATCGAGCACGAGCGCATGGCCGACGCCCTGCTCGGCATCCGTCGTTTCAGCCCTCGCGTGGTCTTCCTCGGGTCGTACCCGCGGGCCGACCGGCAGATCGTGCAGTATCCCGACCGTTACGACGACGACGTGTTCGTCGAGGCGCGCGACTGGCTGCGCGGCATCCTCTCGGGCGAACCCGAGGACTGA
- a CDS encoding FAD-dependent oxidoreductase, which translates to MPERIVVIGAGPVGIRFAEELLPLVASGRATVAVLGAETAHPYNRVLIAELAVGEVSADELTLATAAGIPGIDLRLGARAVRIDREAQLVELADGSAVDYDRLVLATGARPIIPTLDGLETLGPDATGLDTSLTAGVCVLRDLTDAEQVRAVVERGGRVVVLGAGVLGIELAMLLADAGAVPSVAHFGPMPMPRQLDRGSASILSTALASAGVTLVPHTRAEGVIGVEGDDGIRRFRALASADGKRIEGDLLVLSCGVRARTELAEAAGLRVGNGVLVDASLRSWSDPLIHAIGDCAHIADPAEFLHERQVPGGAAGLVGPGWRQASWLAAAIAAELSGGADDDESTSGFADEHPGVVVLKGELVDIASAGDVSADPFAPTPVGEDAPGIAVWADPEHGTYVKMATRDGILTGFVAVGMPRAAAELSVLYLRGGELPADRSLLLRLDDPDADTVAPAGRDATLCICNAVTVGQVEDAVDDGCTSVAAVGDCTRAGTGCGGCRARITELLHARAEAVA; encoded by the coding sequence GTGCCGGAGCGCATCGTCGTCATCGGAGCAGGGCCCGTCGGCATCCGGTTCGCCGAGGAGCTGCTGCCCCTGGTGGCCTCGGGCAGGGCGACGGTGGCCGTGCTGGGCGCCGAGACTGCGCATCCGTACAACCGGGTGCTGATCGCCGAGCTCGCGGTGGGCGAGGTCTCGGCCGACGAGCTCACCCTGGCCACAGCAGCGGGCATCCCGGGCATCGATCTGCGTCTCGGGGCCCGAGCGGTGCGCATCGACCGCGAGGCGCAGCTGGTCGAGCTTGCCGACGGGTCGGCCGTCGACTACGACCGGCTCGTGCTCGCGACCGGAGCGCGCCCGATCATCCCGACGCTCGACGGACTCGAGACCCTCGGCCCCGACGCGACCGGTCTCGACACGAGCCTCACCGCGGGCGTCTGCGTGCTGCGCGACCTCACGGATGCCGAGCAGGTGCGCGCCGTGGTCGAGCGCGGCGGGCGTGTCGTGGTGCTCGGTGCCGGCGTGCTCGGGATCGAGCTCGCCATGCTGCTCGCCGATGCCGGCGCCGTTCCCTCGGTCGCCCACTTCGGTCCGATGCCGATGCCCCGCCAGCTCGATCGCGGCTCGGCGTCGATCCTGTCGACCGCGCTCGCCTCGGCCGGCGTCACGCTCGTTCCGCACACCCGCGCCGAAGGGGTGATCGGCGTCGAGGGCGACGACGGCATCCGGCGGTTCCGGGCCCTCGCCAGCGCCGACGGCAAGCGCATCGAGGGAGACCTGCTGGTGCTCTCGTGCGGGGTGCGGGCGCGCACCGAGCTCGCCGAGGCCGCAGGCCTTCGCGTCGGCAACGGCGTGCTCGTCGACGCCTCGCTGCGGTCATGGTCGGATCCCCTCATCCACGCGATCGGAGACTGCGCGCACATCGCCGACCCCGCCGAGTTCCTGCACGAGCGCCAGGTGCCCGGTGGGGCCGCAGGCCTCGTCGGCCCCGGATGGCGGCAGGCGAGCTGGCTGGCAGCGGCCATCGCGGCCGAGCTGAGCGGCGGTGCAGACGACGACGAGTCCACAAGCGGGTTCGCCGATGAGCATCCCGGTGTCGTCGTGCTCAAGGGCGAGCTGGTCGACATCGCCTCGGCCGGCGACGTCTCGGCCGATCCCTTCGCGCCGACCCCCGTCGGGGAGGACGCCCCGGGCATCGCGGTCTGGGCCGACCCCGAGCACGGCACCTACGTCAAGATGGCGACGCGAGACGGCATCCTCACCGGATTCGTGGCGGTCGGGATGCCGCGGGCCGCCGCCGAACTGAGCGTGCTGTATCTGCGCGGCGGCGAGCTGCCGGCCGACCGGTCGCTGCTGCTTCGGCTCGACGACCCGGATGCCGATACGGTGGCTCCCGCCGGCCGCGACGCGACGCTGTGCATCTGCAACGCGGTGACCGTCGGTCAGGTCGAGGATGCGGTCGACGACGGTTGCACCTCGGTCGCCGCGGTCGGCGACTGCACCCGCGCAGGCACCGGATGCGGGGGATGCCGCGCCCGCATCACCGAACTGCTGCACGCCCGCGCGGAGGCCGTCGCATGA